From one Populus alba chromosome 17, ASM523922v2, whole genome shotgun sequence genomic stretch:
- the LOC118049547 gene encoding uncharacterized protein isoform X1, whose protein sequence is MSEYQGSLFHVFAGMGTEFLYKMYIPGYNSTKDLDESSGNGSWPSCHENKAFEQHHGLLAAKPEIDRYSGYDKEHLRQTILRQENTFRHQVHELHRLHKIQMDIMNEVRSKESVICLDRMGTFQSNPFAFPPEGDGRRWHNSGLPLVAMNCHTPSASGADSVQSHFSSINLQNMQSGCGSTHDGSRIKHDVSLEYNHKKLQRKLFDLELPADKYINDAEEEKGAFGGSGLESDPPNWNCMVACEKNGNMSTLSSVHSSCNGDTFSSNTGRTRGLTDLNEPFQVEETCDKTPFDTLGKVTYSKEEIQGRDLSANSCSGFQSLAKEVSQRPCKEKEEGLSQRNMLLDNEWENKGRPPFNFKAGQISTRTLSRSFYGEYLPTQSESSHVGCMNAHVPDQNKPEQLKRKTIFGVEISDRNHNTSVMTSDALPRPPALQPNVVNSESSSISSWKRPLASLKQNAIFVQGNPCFNTFPESNKSSTTLLHCHEVSADGSIVNEKVDFIPKPGVELPYKNDISLISQLKSKASAGHSNGHSASNSAFEQVPKHNPPNNSRGSGWSENIKSAEEVNINAVPPKSFPIEAISDSNLISIGIPRMEETPLGALSWMKTISHCNGKSSGEMSDSHRVNWDSLQRKYAEQFACNGGTMKGLRQNIVQDSSSATNVHDAEEKRIGGDCSSNRKILGVPIFEKPISKDLPSASTGLKPGFCVSETNDANSIKGGLLHTDLNQDPMESESVEILNTNSLNVAKCSVDCRADLRHSIDLNVSVTEEEAQAPRNKASIAIHIDLEAPIVLENDMDIVSGGGFLESKFKEPFQSITDESKDFHEGFLIAAAEALVDISLSGVHQFQDDAACHIMEAEVNNSLQLFAEIISSYKGYIENDVGSLAVHKGNNDCEDSIPDEVDFFEYMTLNLTETMVEDHDCKPMVLENTKDETSLPRRPRRGQGRRGRQRKDFQRDVLPGLVSLSRNDVTEDLQMIEGLIIATGGTWQSGLSQRNAPKSKAGRGRKRAASSAAFPTVTAVSPPQVQQPNCGELGLEVTGWGKRTRRPPRQRYPSNNPLPHQ, encoded by the exons ATGTCAGAATACCAGGGTTCTCTGTTCCATG TCTTTGCAGGGATGGGAACTGAATTTCTGTACAAGATGTATATACCGGGATATAATTCTACGAAGGATCTAGATGAAAGTAGTGGGAATGGTAGCTGGCCTTCATGTCATGAAAACAAAGCCTTTGAGCAGCACCATGGCTTGCTTGCTGCAAAGCCAGAAATAGATAGATACTCTGGATATGACAAGGAACACCTGAGGCAAACCATATTGAGGCAAGAAAACACATTCAGACATCAG GTCCATGAACTGCATCGGCTTCACAAAATACAAATGGACATAATGAATGAAGTCCGAAGCAAAGAATCAGTCATATGCCTTGATCGAATGGGAACATTTCAATCAAATCCTTTTGCCTTTCCACCTGAAGGGGATGGAAGGAGGTGGCATAATTCTGGTCTGCCTTTGGTGGCAATGAATTGTCATACACCATCTGCTTCAGGTGCTGATAGTGTCCAATCACATTTTAGTTCCATTAATTTGCAGAACATGCAATCTGGATGTGGTTCTACGCACGATGGATCCAGGATTAAGCATGATGTATCTCTTGAATACAATCACAAGAAGCTTCAGCGGAAGTTGTTTGACCTTGAACTACCAGCTGACAAATACATAAATGATGCAGAGGAAGAAAAGGGGGCATTTGGTGGGTCAGGGTTGGAATCTGACCCTCCAAATTGGAATTGTATGGTTGCCTGTGAGAAAAATGGCAACATGTCCACCCTGAGTAGTGTTCACTCCAGTTGCAATGGTGATACTTTTAGTTCCAATACAGGGAGGACCCGAGGTTTAACAGATTTGAATGAACCTTTCCAGGTTGAGGAAACATGTGATAAAACTCCTTTTGATACTCTAGGCAAGGTTACCTACTCGAAAGAAGAGATACAGGGGCGGGATTTATCTGCAAATTCATGCTCAGGCTTCCAATCTTTGGCAAAGGAAGTTTCTCAAAGACCCTGTAAAGAAAAGGAGGAGGGACTCAGCCAACGAAATATGCTTTTAGATAATGAATGGGAAAACAAAGGCAGACCACCTTTTAACTTCAAAGCTG GCCAAATAAGCACCAGAACTCTGAGTAGAAGTTTTTATGGAGAGTATTTGCCTACACAAAGTGAATCATCGCATGTTGGCTGCATGAATGCCCATGTGCCTGATCAGAATAAACCAGAACAATTGAAAAGGAAGACAATATTTGGTGTAGAAATCTCCGACAGAAATCATAATACATCTGTTATGACTTCAGATGCACTTCCGCGGCCACCTGCTCTTCAACCTAATGTAGTCAATTCTGAGTCATCCTCCATCTCATCTTGGAAGAGGCCTCTGGCCAGCTTGAAACAGAATGCAATATTTGTTCAGGGAAACCCTTGCTTTAATACCTTTCCCGAATCAAATAAGAGTTCAACCACATTGTTGCATTGCCATGAAGTTTCTGCAGATGGGTCGATTGTTAATGAAAAAGTGGATTTTATCCCTAAACCAGGAGTTGAATTGCCCTACAAAAATGACATCTCCCTGATTTCTCAGTTGAAGTCCAAGGCATCGGCTGGTCACTCGAATGGACACAGTGCTAGTAATTCTGCTTTTGAACAAGTTCCTAAGCATAATCCTCCAAATAACTCTAGGGGTTCAGGCTGGTCTGAGAATATAAAATCTGCGGAGGAAGTAAACATCAATGCAGTACCTCCAAAAAGTTTCCCAATTGAAGCAATTTCTGATTCAAATCTTATTTCCATTGGTATTCCAAGGATGGAAGAAACTCCACTAGGAGCATTGTCATGGATGAAAACTATTTCACATTGTAATGGAAAATCCTCTGGTGAAATGTCTGATTCTCATAGGGTGAATTGGGATTCGCTGCAAAGAAAATATGCTGAGCAATTTGCTTGCAATGGTGGAACAATGAAGGGCCTCCGTCAAAACATTGTTCAGGATTCATCATCAGCAACAAATGTGCATGATGCTGAGGAAAAGAGAATTGGAGGTGATTGTTCAAGCAATAGGAAGATTCTTGGTGTTCCCATTTTTGAAAAGCCCATTTCCAAAGACCTACCTTCTGCCAGCACTGGCCTGAAGCCTGGTTTTTGTGTTTCAGAGACTAATGATGCTAACTCTATTAAAGGCGGGTTGCTTCATACTGATCTGAATCAGGATCCTATGGAATCTGAATCCGTGGAGATCCTAAACACAAACAGTTTAAATGTGGCGAAGTGTTCGGTTGATTGTAGAGCTGATTTAAGACATTCAATTGATTTGAATGTGAGTGTGACTGAAGAAGAGGCTCAAGCTCCAAGAAACAAGGCCAGTATTGCAATTCATATAGATTTGGAGGCGCCAATTGTCCTTGAAAACGATATGGACATCGTGTCTGGAGGTGGATTTCTGGAAAGCAAATTTAAAGAACCATTTCAGTCCATAACAGATGAATCCAAGGACTTTCATGAAGGCTTTTTGATAGCTGCAGCTGAGGCTTTAGTGGACATTTCACTGTCTGGTGTGCACCAGTTTCAAGATGATGCTGCGTGCCATATAATGGAAGCTGAAGTGAATAATTCGCTTCAGTTGTTTGCAGAGATAATTTCTTCTTACAAGGGATACATTGAGAATGATGTTGGATCGCTTGCAGTGCACAAGGGTAATAATGATTGTGAAGATTCAATACCAGATGAGGTTGATTTTTTTGAGTATATGACCTTAAATTTAACTGAAACCATGGTAGAAGATCATGATTGTAAGCCTATGGTTTTGGAAAACACAAAAGATGAAACATCATTGCCAAGACGTCCTAGGAGAGGTCAGGGCAGGAGAGGAAGGCAGCGGAAGGACTTTCAAAGAGATGTACTTCCTGGTCTTGTCTCTTTGTCCAGGAATGATGTGACTGAGGATCTTCAGATGATTGAAGGTCTGATTATAGCAACCGGTGGCACTTGGCAGTCAGGTTTGTCTCAGAGAAACGCCCCTAAGAGCAAGGCAGGAAGGGGGAGAAAGCGTGCAGCGAGTTCTGCTGCCTTTCCAACAGTAACTGCAGTGAGTCCACCGCAAGTTCAGCAACCAAACTGTGGAGAACTGGGACTTGAAGTAACAGGATGGGGAAAGAGGACAAGGCGTCCTCCACGTCAGAGATATCCTTCTAATAACCCTTTACCACACCAATAG
- the LOC118049547 gene encoding uncharacterized protein isoform X2, with product MSEYQGSLFHGMGTEFLYKMYIPGYNSTKDLDESSGNGSWPSCHENKAFEQHHGLLAAKPEIDRYSGYDKEHLRQTILRQENTFRHQVHELHRLHKIQMDIMNEVRSKESVICLDRMGTFQSNPFAFPPEGDGRRWHNSGLPLVAMNCHTPSASGADSVQSHFSSINLQNMQSGCGSTHDGSRIKHDVSLEYNHKKLQRKLFDLELPADKYINDAEEEKGAFGGSGLESDPPNWNCMVACEKNGNMSTLSSVHSSCNGDTFSSNTGRTRGLTDLNEPFQVEETCDKTPFDTLGKVTYSKEEIQGRDLSANSCSGFQSLAKEVSQRPCKEKEEGLSQRNMLLDNEWENKGRPPFNFKAGQISTRTLSRSFYGEYLPTQSESSHVGCMNAHVPDQNKPEQLKRKTIFGVEISDRNHNTSVMTSDALPRPPALQPNVVNSESSSISSWKRPLASLKQNAIFVQGNPCFNTFPESNKSSTTLLHCHEVSADGSIVNEKVDFIPKPGVELPYKNDISLISQLKSKASAGHSNGHSASNSAFEQVPKHNPPNNSRGSGWSENIKSAEEVNINAVPPKSFPIEAISDSNLISIGIPRMEETPLGALSWMKTISHCNGKSSGEMSDSHRVNWDSLQRKYAEQFACNGGTMKGLRQNIVQDSSSATNVHDAEEKRIGGDCSSNRKILGVPIFEKPISKDLPSASTGLKPGFCVSETNDANSIKGGLLHTDLNQDPMESESVEILNTNSLNVAKCSVDCRADLRHSIDLNVSVTEEEAQAPRNKASIAIHIDLEAPIVLENDMDIVSGGGFLESKFKEPFQSITDESKDFHEGFLIAAAEALVDISLSGVHQFQDDAACHIMEAEVNNSLQLFAEIISSYKGYIENDVGSLAVHKGNNDCEDSIPDEVDFFEYMTLNLTETMVEDHDCKPMVLENTKDETSLPRRPRRGQGRRGRQRKDFQRDVLPGLVSLSRNDVTEDLQMIEGLIIATGGTWQSGLSQRNAPKSKAGRGRKRAASSAAFPTVTAVSPPQVQQPNCGELGLEVTGWGKRTRRPPRQRYPSNNPLPHQ from the exons ATGTCAGAATACCAGGGTTCTCTGTTCCATG GGATGGGAACTGAATTTCTGTACAAGATGTATATACCGGGATATAATTCTACGAAGGATCTAGATGAAAGTAGTGGGAATGGTAGCTGGCCTTCATGTCATGAAAACAAAGCCTTTGAGCAGCACCATGGCTTGCTTGCTGCAAAGCCAGAAATAGATAGATACTCTGGATATGACAAGGAACACCTGAGGCAAACCATATTGAGGCAAGAAAACACATTCAGACATCAG GTCCATGAACTGCATCGGCTTCACAAAATACAAATGGACATAATGAATGAAGTCCGAAGCAAAGAATCAGTCATATGCCTTGATCGAATGGGAACATTTCAATCAAATCCTTTTGCCTTTCCACCTGAAGGGGATGGAAGGAGGTGGCATAATTCTGGTCTGCCTTTGGTGGCAATGAATTGTCATACACCATCTGCTTCAGGTGCTGATAGTGTCCAATCACATTTTAGTTCCATTAATTTGCAGAACATGCAATCTGGATGTGGTTCTACGCACGATGGATCCAGGATTAAGCATGATGTATCTCTTGAATACAATCACAAGAAGCTTCAGCGGAAGTTGTTTGACCTTGAACTACCAGCTGACAAATACATAAATGATGCAGAGGAAGAAAAGGGGGCATTTGGTGGGTCAGGGTTGGAATCTGACCCTCCAAATTGGAATTGTATGGTTGCCTGTGAGAAAAATGGCAACATGTCCACCCTGAGTAGTGTTCACTCCAGTTGCAATGGTGATACTTTTAGTTCCAATACAGGGAGGACCCGAGGTTTAACAGATTTGAATGAACCTTTCCAGGTTGAGGAAACATGTGATAAAACTCCTTTTGATACTCTAGGCAAGGTTACCTACTCGAAAGAAGAGATACAGGGGCGGGATTTATCTGCAAATTCATGCTCAGGCTTCCAATCTTTGGCAAAGGAAGTTTCTCAAAGACCCTGTAAAGAAAAGGAGGAGGGACTCAGCCAACGAAATATGCTTTTAGATAATGAATGGGAAAACAAAGGCAGACCACCTTTTAACTTCAAAGCTG GCCAAATAAGCACCAGAACTCTGAGTAGAAGTTTTTATGGAGAGTATTTGCCTACACAAAGTGAATCATCGCATGTTGGCTGCATGAATGCCCATGTGCCTGATCAGAATAAACCAGAACAATTGAAAAGGAAGACAATATTTGGTGTAGAAATCTCCGACAGAAATCATAATACATCTGTTATGACTTCAGATGCACTTCCGCGGCCACCTGCTCTTCAACCTAATGTAGTCAATTCTGAGTCATCCTCCATCTCATCTTGGAAGAGGCCTCTGGCCAGCTTGAAACAGAATGCAATATTTGTTCAGGGAAACCCTTGCTTTAATACCTTTCCCGAATCAAATAAGAGTTCAACCACATTGTTGCATTGCCATGAAGTTTCTGCAGATGGGTCGATTGTTAATGAAAAAGTGGATTTTATCCCTAAACCAGGAGTTGAATTGCCCTACAAAAATGACATCTCCCTGATTTCTCAGTTGAAGTCCAAGGCATCGGCTGGTCACTCGAATGGACACAGTGCTAGTAATTCTGCTTTTGAACAAGTTCCTAAGCATAATCCTCCAAATAACTCTAGGGGTTCAGGCTGGTCTGAGAATATAAAATCTGCGGAGGAAGTAAACATCAATGCAGTACCTCCAAAAAGTTTCCCAATTGAAGCAATTTCTGATTCAAATCTTATTTCCATTGGTATTCCAAGGATGGAAGAAACTCCACTAGGAGCATTGTCATGGATGAAAACTATTTCACATTGTAATGGAAAATCCTCTGGTGAAATGTCTGATTCTCATAGGGTGAATTGGGATTCGCTGCAAAGAAAATATGCTGAGCAATTTGCTTGCAATGGTGGAACAATGAAGGGCCTCCGTCAAAACATTGTTCAGGATTCATCATCAGCAACAAATGTGCATGATGCTGAGGAAAAGAGAATTGGAGGTGATTGTTCAAGCAATAGGAAGATTCTTGGTGTTCCCATTTTTGAAAAGCCCATTTCCAAAGACCTACCTTCTGCCAGCACTGGCCTGAAGCCTGGTTTTTGTGTTTCAGAGACTAATGATGCTAACTCTATTAAAGGCGGGTTGCTTCATACTGATCTGAATCAGGATCCTATGGAATCTGAATCCGTGGAGATCCTAAACACAAACAGTTTAAATGTGGCGAAGTGTTCGGTTGATTGTAGAGCTGATTTAAGACATTCAATTGATTTGAATGTGAGTGTGACTGAAGAAGAGGCTCAAGCTCCAAGAAACAAGGCCAGTATTGCAATTCATATAGATTTGGAGGCGCCAATTGTCCTTGAAAACGATATGGACATCGTGTCTGGAGGTGGATTTCTGGAAAGCAAATTTAAAGAACCATTTCAGTCCATAACAGATGAATCCAAGGACTTTCATGAAGGCTTTTTGATAGCTGCAGCTGAGGCTTTAGTGGACATTTCACTGTCTGGTGTGCACCAGTTTCAAGATGATGCTGCGTGCCATATAATGGAAGCTGAAGTGAATAATTCGCTTCAGTTGTTTGCAGAGATAATTTCTTCTTACAAGGGATACATTGAGAATGATGTTGGATCGCTTGCAGTGCACAAGGGTAATAATGATTGTGAAGATTCAATACCAGATGAGGTTGATTTTTTTGAGTATATGACCTTAAATTTAACTGAAACCATGGTAGAAGATCATGATTGTAAGCCTATGGTTTTGGAAAACACAAAAGATGAAACATCATTGCCAAGACGTCCTAGGAGAGGTCAGGGCAGGAGAGGAAGGCAGCGGAAGGACTTTCAAAGAGATGTACTTCCTGGTCTTGTCTCTTTGTCCAGGAATGATGTGACTGAGGATCTTCAGATGATTGAAGGTCTGATTATAGCAACCGGTGGCACTTGGCAGTCAGGTTTGTCTCAGAGAAACGCCCCTAAGAGCAAGGCAGGAAGGGGGAGAAAGCGTGCAGCGAGTTCTGCTGCCTTTCCAACAGTAACTGCAGTGAGTCCACCGCAAGTTCAGCAACCAAACTGTGGAGAACTGGGACTTGAAGTAACAGGATGGGGAAAGAGGACAAGGCGTCCTCCACGTCAGAGATATCCTTCTAATAACCCTTTACCACACCAATAG
- the LOC118049547 gene encoding uncharacterized protein isoform X3, which translates to MGTEFLYKMYIPGYNSTKDLDESSGNGSWPSCHENKAFEQHHGLLAAKPEIDRYSGYDKEHLRQTILRQENTFRHQVHELHRLHKIQMDIMNEVRSKESVICLDRMGTFQSNPFAFPPEGDGRRWHNSGLPLVAMNCHTPSASGADSVQSHFSSINLQNMQSGCGSTHDGSRIKHDVSLEYNHKKLQRKLFDLELPADKYINDAEEEKGAFGGSGLESDPPNWNCMVACEKNGNMSTLSSVHSSCNGDTFSSNTGRTRGLTDLNEPFQVEETCDKTPFDTLGKVTYSKEEIQGRDLSANSCSGFQSLAKEVSQRPCKEKEEGLSQRNMLLDNEWENKGRPPFNFKAGQISTRTLSRSFYGEYLPTQSESSHVGCMNAHVPDQNKPEQLKRKTIFGVEISDRNHNTSVMTSDALPRPPALQPNVVNSESSSISSWKRPLASLKQNAIFVQGNPCFNTFPESNKSSTTLLHCHEVSADGSIVNEKVDFIPKPGVELPYKNDISLISQLKSKASAGHSNGHSASNSAFEQVPKHNPPNNSRGSGWSENIKSAEEVNINAVPPKSFPIEAISDSNLISIGIPRMEETPLGALSWMKTISHCNGKSSGEMSDSHRVNWDSLQRKYAEQFACNGGTMKGLRQNIVQDSSSATNVHDAEEKRIGGDCSSNRKILGVPIFEKPISKDLPSASTGLKPGFCVSETNDANSIKGGLLHTDLNQDPMESESVEILNTNSLNVAKCSVDCRADLRHSIDLNVSVTEEEAQAPRNKASIAIHIDLEAPIVLENDMDIVSGGGFLESKFKEPFQSITDESKDFHEGFLIAAAEALVDISLSGVHQFQDDAACHIMEAEVNNSLQLFAEIISSYKGYIENDVGSLAVHKGNNDCEDSIPDEVDFFEYMTLNLTETMVEDHDCKPMVLENTKDETSLPRRPRRGQGRRGRQRKDFQRDVLPGLVSLSRNDVTEDLQMIEGLIIATGGTWQSGLSQRNAPKSKAGRGRKRAASSAAFPTVTAVSPPQVQQPNCGELGLEVTGWGKRTRRPPRQRYPSNNPLPHQ; encoded by the exons ATGGGAACTGAATTTCTGTACAAGATGTATATACCGGGATATAATTCTACGAAGGATCTAGATGAAAGTAGTGGGAATGGTAGCTGGCCTTCATGTCATGAAAACAAAGCCTTTGAGCAGCACCATGGCTTGCTTGCTGCAAAGCCAGAAATAGATAGATACTCTGGATATGACAAGGAACACCTGAGGCAAACCATATTGAGGCAAGAAAACACATTCAGACATCAG GTCCATGAACTGCATCGGCTTCACAAAATACAAATGGACATAATGAATGAAGTCCGAAGCAAAGAATCAGTCATATGCCTTGATCGAATGGGAACATTTCAATCAAATCCTTTTGCCTTTCCACCTGAAGGGGATGGAAGGAGGTGGCATAATTCTGGTCTGCCTTTGGTGGCAATGAATTGTCATACACCATCTGCTTCAGGTGCTGATAGTGTCCAATCACATTTTAGTTCCATTAATTTGCAGAACATGCAATCTGGATGTGGTTCTACGCACGATGGATCCAGGATTAAGCATGATGTATCTCTTGAATACAATCACAAGAAGCTTCAGCGGAAGTTGTTTGACCTTGAACTACCAGCTGACAAATACATAAATGATGCAGAGGAAGAAAAGGGGGCATTTGGTGGGTCAGGGTTGGAATCTGACCCTCCAAATTGGAATTGTATGGTTGCCTGTGAGAAAAATGGCAACATGTCCACCCTGAGTAGTGTTCACTCCAGTTGCAATGGTGATACTTTTAGTTCCAATACAGGGAGGACCCGAGGTTTAACAGATTTGAATGAACCTTTCCAGGTTGAGGAAACATGTGATAAAACTCCTTTTGATACTCTAGGCAAGGTTACCTACTCGAAAGAAGAGATACAGGGGCGGGATTTATCTGCAAATTCATGCTCAGGCTTCCAATCTTTGGCAAAGGAAGTTTCTCAAAGACCCTGTAAAGAAAAGGAGGAGGGACTCAGCCAACGAAATATGCTTTTAGATAATGAATGGGAAAACAAAGGCAGACCACCTTTTAACTTCAAAGCTG GCCAAATAAGCACCAGAACTCTGAGTAGAAGTTTTTATGGAGAGTATTTGCCTACACAAAGTGAATCATCGCATGTTGGCTGCATGAATGCCCATGTGCCTGATCAGAATAAACCAGAACAATTGAAAAGGAAGACAATATTTGGTGTAGAAATCTCCGACAGAAATCATAATACATCTGTTATGACTTCAGATGCACTTCCGCGGCCACCTGCTCTTCAACCTAATGTAGTCAATTCTGAGTCATCCTCCATCTCATCTTGGAAGAGGCCTCTGGCCAGCTTGAAACAGAATGCAATATTTGTTCAGGGAAACCCTTGCTTTAATACCTTTCCCGAATCAAATAAGAGTTCAACCACATTGTTGCATTGCCATGAAGTTTCTGCAGATGGGTCGATTGTTAATGAAAAAGTGGATTTTATCCCTAAACCAGGAGTTGAATTGCCCTACAAAAATGACATCTCCCTGATTTCTCAGTTGAAGTCCAAGGCATCGGCTGGTCACTCGAATGGACACAGTGCTAGTAATTCTGCTTTTGAACAAGTTCCTAAGCATAATCCTCCAAATAACTCTAGGGGTTCAGGCTGGTCTGAGAATATAAAATCTGCGGAGGAAGTAAACATCAATGCAGTACCTCCAAAAAGTTTCCCAATTGAAGCAATTTCTGATTCAAATCTTATTTCCATTGGTATTCCAAGGATGGAAGAAACTCCACTAGGAGCATTGTCATGGATGAAAACTATTTCACATTGTAATGGAAAATCCTCTGGTGAAATGTCTGATTCTCATAGGGTGAATTGGGATTCGCTGCAAAGAAAATATGCTGAGCAATTTGCTTGCAATGGTGGAACAATGAAGGGCCTCCGTCAAAACATTGTTCAGGATTCATCATCAGCAACAAATGTGCATGATGCTGAGGAAAAGAGAATTGGAGGTGATTGTTCAAGCAATAGGAAGATTCTTGGTGTTCCCATTTTTGAAAAGCCCATTTCCAAAGACCTACCTTCTGCCAGCACTGGCCTGAAGCCTGGTTTTTGTGTTTCAGAGACTAATGATGCTAACTCTATTAAAGGCGGGTTGCTTCATACTGATCTGAATCAGGATCCTATGGAATCTGAATCCGTGGAGATCCTAAACACAAACAGTTTAAATGTGGCGAAGTGTTCGGTTGATTGTAGAGCTGATTTAAGACATTCAATTGATTTGAATGTGAGTGTGACTGAAGAAGAGGCTCAAGCTCCAAGAAACAAGGCCAGTATTGCAATTCATATAGATTTGGAGGCGCCAATTGTCCTTGAAAACGATATGGACATCGTGTCTGGAGGTGGATTTCTGGAAAGCAAATTTAAAGAACCATTTCAGTCCATAACAGATGAATCCAAGGACTTTCATGAAGGCTTTTTGATAGCTGCAGCTGAGGCTTTAGTGGACATTTCACTGTCTGGTGTGCACCAGTTTCAAGATGATGCTGCGTGCCATATAATGGAAGCTGAAGTGAATAATTCGCTTCAGTTGTTTGCAGAGATAATTTCTTCTTACAAGGGATACATTGAGAATGATGTTGGATCGCTTGCAGTGCACAAGGGTAATAATGATTGTGAAGATTCAATACCAGATGAGGTTGATTTTTTTGAGTATATGACCTTAAATTTAACTGAAACCATGGTAGAAGATCATGATTGTAAGCCTATGGTTTTGGAAAACACAAAAGATGAAACATCATTGCCAAGACGTCCTAGGAGAGGTCAGGGCAGGAGAGGAAGGCAGCGGAAGGACTTTCAAAGAGATGTACTTCCTGGTCTTGTCTCTTTGTCCAGGAATGATGTGACTGAGGATCTTCAGATGATTGAAGGTCTGATTATAGCAACCGGTGGCACTTGGCAGTCAGGTTTGTCTCAGAGAAACGCCCCTAAGAGCAAGGCAGGAAGGGGGAGAAAGCGTGCAGCGAGTTCTGCTGCCTTTCCAACAGTAACTGCAGTGAGTCCACCGCAAGTTCAGCAACCAAACTGTGGAGAACTGGGACTTGAAGTAACAGGATGGGGAAAGAGGACAAGGCGTCCTCCACGTCAGAGATATCCTTCTAATAACCCTTTACCACACCAATAG